A window of the Helianthus annuus cultivar XRQ/B chromosome 4, HanXRQr2.0-SUNRISE, whole genome shotgun sequence genome harbors these coding sequences:
- the LOC118491588 gene encoding aldehyde oxidase 4-like: protein MTPEYREVELFEVPSFLTPSLVGDVSKGMAESDHQIHSAEIKLPSQYYFYMESQTTLAVPDEDNCMVVYSSSQVPESVQSIISRCLNIPEHNVRVITRRVGGGFGGKAIKAMPVAAACALAAYKLRRSVRTYVNRKTDMILLARTWILISNERE, encoded by the exons ATGACTCCTGAGTA TCGAGAAGTTGAGCTTTTTGAAGTCCCGTCGTTCTTAACCCCATCACTAGTTGGTGACGTCTCAAAGGGAATGGCTGAATCTGATCACCAAATTCACTCTGCTGAG ATCAAACTTCCATCACAATACTATTTCTATATGGAATCACAAACAACATTAGCTGTCCCGGATGAAGACAACTGCATGGTGGTTTATAGTTCTAGTCAGGTCCCTGAATCGGTACAAAGTATCATTTCCCGGTGTCTTAATATTCCCGAACACAATGTTCGTGTGATTACACGACGGGTTGGTGGCGGTTTTGGTGGAAAGGCTATTAAAGCTATGCCC GTTGCGGCAGCATGCGCACTTGCAGCTTACAAACTACGCCGTTCTGTAAGAACATATGTAAATCGAAAAACCGACATGATATTGTTGGCCCGAacttggatcttgatctctaacgAGCGTGAATAA